The following coding sequences lie in one Methanorbis furvi genomic window:
- the aroA gene encoding 3-phosphoshikimate 1-carboxyvinyltransferase encodes MKLIVSHSKLRGIAAAPPSKSHTHRAFILAALAEGTSVVSSPLFGEDTNATLDAVEALGAGVSRAKDSVIISGGALHPSVKIIDCKNSGTSIRILAGTAAQLHGTTSFTGDASLCSRPMKPLLDALAELGVAVSSQDGCAPFSVTGPVSGTAVHIRGDISSQFISALLIGAPLSKNELTVHLTTPLTSRPYVEMTIAAMEEHGVSVVTTDDGFFVPGNQNYLPADVRVGGDYSSAAFLFAAGALAGDVLVTNLDPRDPQGDKMFIDLLEKLGAGITRSSLGDVRAVKGTLHGTDVNLADAPDLFPIAAVLATQCEGTTRLFGAAHLRFKESDRIRSTALFLRSMGADITETDDGCIVNGPCTLSGANVTTFGDHRIMMAAAIAGLVAKGETVIDDAECCAVSYPNFVAEMQALGAQMRLV; translated from the coding sequence ATGAAACTGATCGTATCCCATTCAAAACTGCGCGGAATCGCCGCAGCCCCGCCGTCCAAAAGCCACACCCACCGCGCCTTCATCCTCGCAGCACTTGCCGAAGGAACATCGGTAGTCTCCTCCCCGCTGTTTGGCGAAGACACCAACGCGACGCTTGACGCAGTGGAAGCACTCGGCGCAGGAGTTTCCCGCGCCAAAGACTCGGTCATTATCAGCGGCGGTGCACTTCACCCGTCGGTAAAAATCATCGACTGCAAAAACTCAGGGACTTCTATACGGATTCTGGCAGGAACTGCTGCACAGCTGCACGGGACAACCAGTTTCACGGGCGATGCATCCCTCTGCTCGCGGCCGATGAAACCGCTGCTTGACGCGCTCGCTGAACTTGGAGTTGCAGTCTCCTCACAAGACGGCTGCGCACCGTTCAGCGTAACCGGCCCCGTGTCGGGAACCGCGGTGCATATCAGAGGCGATATCAGCTCGCAGTTCATCTCTGCACTTCTGATTGGTGCTCCTTTAAGCAAAAATGAGCTCACCGTTCACCTGACAACGCCCCTGACCTCACGGCCGTATGTGGAGATGACGATCGCCGCAATGGAAGAGCACGGGGTTTCTGTTGTAACAACCGATGACGGATTTTTTGTCCCGGGAAACCAGAACTATCTCCCTGCTGACGTAAGAGTCGGTGGCGACTACTCGTCGGCCGCATTTTTGTTTGCCGCAGGAGCCCTTGCAGGCGACGTCCTCGTGACCAATCTTGATCCCAGAGACCCGCAGGGCGACAAGATGTTCATCGATCTGCTGGAAAAACTCGGTGCAGGTATCACCCGCTCCAGTCTGGGGGATGTTCGTGCAGTAAAAGGAACGCTGCACGGAACAGACGTGAACCTTGCCGACGCGCCTGATCTGTTCCCGATCGCAGCGGTGCTTGCAACACAGTGCGAGGGAACCACCCGCCTGTTCGGTGCGGCTCATCTGCGGTTTAAAGAGAGCGACCGCATCAGATCGACCGCTCTGTTTCTGCGAAGCATGGGTGCCGACATCACCGAGACCGATGACGGCTGTATTGTGAACGGGCCGTGCACGCTTTCGGGCGCAAACGTTACGACCTTTGGCGACCACCGGATAATGATGGCAGCAGCAATCGCAGGACTTGTGGCAAAAGGAGAGACGGTTATCGATGATGCAGAATGCTGCGCAGTGTCGTATCCGAACTTTGTTGCAGAGATGCAGGCGCTCGGCGCACAGATGAGGTTGGTATGA
- a CDS encoding RlmE family RNA methyltransferase, with product MGSQWTKDKIYKKSVRDGYRARSAYKLIDINERFNIIRRSDNVVDLGAAPGSWLQVLRTMTDGQLLGVDLNPIVPMENVITVTGDFTAPDIQQKILELMPLVNVVVCDASPHLSGAKAYDQARIMALNEEALRLTEKLLKQGGNFVMKSFQGVDFNELVDLVKERFYSVKVIRSTATRRGSTECYIIAKNFIGDADDDRKQTTE from the coding sequence ATGGGGTCGCAGTGGACAAAAGATAAAATATACAAAAAATCTGTGCGTGACGGCTATCGTGCCCGGTCCGCCTACAAACTCATCGATATCAACGAACGGTTCAACATCATCCGCCGCTCCGACAACGTCGTCGACCTTGGCGCCGCTCCCGGCAGCTGGCTCCAGGTCCTCCGCACCATGACCGACGGCCAGCTGCTTGGTGTCGACCTCAACCCCATCGTCCCCATGGAAAACGTCATCACCGTCACCGGCGACTTCACCGCCCCTGACATCCAGCAAAAAATTCTCGAACTCATGCCGCTCGTCAACGTCGTCGTCTGCGACGCCTCTCCTCACCTCTCCGGTGCCAAAGCTTATGATCAGGCACGCATCATGGCACTCAACGAAGAAGCCCTCCGTCTCACCGAAAAACTTCTCAAACAGGGCGGCAACTTTGTCATGAAATCCTTTCAGGGCGTTGACTTCAACGAACTCGTTGACCTTGTCAAAGAGCGTTTCTACTCAGTCAAAGTAATCAGATCCACTGCCACCCGCAGAGGGAGCACCGAGTGCTACATCATTGCAAAGAACTTTATCGGAGATGCTGATGATGACCGGAAACAAACCACTGAATGA
- a CDS encoding 2-amino-3,7-dideoxy-D-threo-hept-6-ulosonate synthase — MFGKQIRMERVIDRNSGRVVVVPLDHGISMGPIPGLVDMRDTINKISLGGATAVLMHKGMVPYGHRTSGKDIGLVVHLSAGTGLGCDPNSRVIVTTVEEALTLGADAVSIHINLGADTEPEMIRCAGEISRKCQQWGMPLLAMVYPRGKNIKDPFDVDALKTCARVAAELGADLVKTSYTGDIDTFREVVTGAQIPVVIAGGPKMSSDLEMLQMVRDSLDAGGRGVSIGRNIFQHKDIVGITSAVSDIVLKDVSVEEAAKHLKK; from the coding sequence ATGTTCGGAAAACAAATCCGTATGGAAAGAGTCATAGACCGCAACTCCGGAAGAGTTGTCGTAGTCCCACTGGATCATGGAATCTCCATGGGGCCCATCCCCGGTCTCGTAGACATGCGGGACACCATCAATAAAATCTCCCTCGGCGGCGCAACCGCTGTTCTGATGCACAAAGGCATGGTACCCTACGGCCACCGCACTTCAGGAAAAGATATCGGACTCGTCGTCCACCTCTCCGCAGGCACCGGCCTTGGCTGCGACCCAAACTCCCGCGTCATCGTCACAACTGTTGAAGAAGCCCTCACCCTTGGAGCCGACGCAGTCTCCATTCACATCAACCTCGGTGCCGACACCGAACCTGAGATGATCCGCTGCGCCGGAGAAATCTCCCGCAAATGCCAGCAGTGGGGAATGCCGCTCCTTGCAATGGTCTACCCCCGCGGCAAAAACATCAAAGACCCATTCGACGTCGACGCACTCAAAACCTGTGCCCGCGTTGCCGCAGAGCTTGGAGCTGACCTTGTCAAAACCAGCTACACCGGCGACATCGACACCTTCAGAGAAGTCGTAACAGGAGCCCAGATTCCGGTCGTCATCGCCGGCGGACCAAAAATGAGCTCTGACCTTGAAATGCTCCAGATGGTCCGCGACTCACTGGACGCAGGAGGCAGAGGAGTCTCCATTGGAAGAAACATTTTCCAGCACAAAGACATCGTCGGCATCACCTCCGCAGTCTCCGACATCGTCCTAAAAGATGTCTCGGTCGAAGAAGCAGCCAAACATCTCAAGAAGTGA
- a CDS encoding shikimate kinase, with protein MIGRGISYGALSVINAVATGKGAAFGIDLKTEATVEFTKEPGFFVTIDGHPTENTLLAELCAQEMLNRCPESGMNGAVIKTVSDIPISMGLKSSSAAANAMLAAAADALGIAADPLEISRLGSNVAIAAGVSITGAFDDACACMLGGLVFTDNSARELIHRVPMPETCTAVIHLPEFQIRKIAFPKEKMREMAATVAKAYDSALAGDVYSAMYINGSCTCRALGITPEIADRALGCGATAAGLSGTGPATGILVPTATLDEFLDKFGRDNILIANIRNGNFA; from the coding sequence ATGATCGGTCGCGGCATATCGTATGGAGCACTCTCGGTCATCAACGCAGTCGCAACCGGCAAAGGTGCCGCGTTCGGTATCGACCTCAAGACCGAAGCAACCGTTGAGTTCACCAAAGAGCCGGGATTTTTCGTAACAATCGATGGTCATCCAACCGAAAACACCCTGCTTGCCGAACTCTGCGCACAGGAGATGCTGAACCGGTGCCCGGAGTCAGGGATGAACGGAGCAGTGATCAAAACGGTCTCAGACATCCCGATATCCATGGGACTGAAAAGCAGCAGTGCCGCAGCAAACGCCATGCTCGCAGCAGCAGCCGACGCGCTCGGCATTGCCGCAGACCCCCTTGAAATCAGCAGGCTTGGATCAAACGTCGCAATCGCCGCAGGCGTCAGCATCACCGGAGCATTTGACGATGCATGTGCCTGCATGCTTGGAGGCCTCGTCTTTACCGACAACTCTGCACGGGAACTGATTCACCGCGTCCCGATGCCGGAAACCTGTACCGCAGTCATCCACCTGCCTGAGTTTCAGATCAGAAAAATCGCATTCCCCAAAGAAAAAATGCGGGAAATGGCGGCCACCGTTGCCAAAGCCTACGACAGCGCACTCGCAGGCGACGTCTACTCTGCCATGTACATAAACGGCAGCTGTACATGCCGGGCGCTGGGAATAACCCCTGAGATCGCAGACCGTGCCCTCGGTTGCGGGGCAACAGCCGCAGGTCTCTCAGGCACCGGTCCTGCGACCGGAATTCTTGTTCCAACAGCCACACTGGACGAATTTCTCGACAAATTCGGGCGAGACAATATTCTCATTGCAAACATCAGAAACGGAAACTTCGCATGA
- a CDS encoding replication factor C small subunit: MESPGIWIEKYRPRNLSEVAGQREIVERLQSYVKSKALPHLLFTGSAGVGKTTCAIALAREMFGDTWSMNFRELNASDERGIDVVRNQIKQFARTSPLGDATFKILFLDEADALTQDAQAALRRTMENYAETCRFILSCNYSSKIIDPIQSRCAIYRFRPLDDAAIRDEMSRIAGVEGLTIQDAAYDAIAYVSQGDMRKAINALQGAAIVSPTVTAENVYAITSNAKPEEIDELVEVALSGDFETAERILRTLMYDRGIAPNELLNQIYRTLSSSNTIDRKMKVQLIDHLGETDFRLSEGADADIQMDALLARFVKTGLSSK, encoded by the coding sequence ATGGAGTCACCCGGCATCTGGATCGAGAAGTACCGTCCGCGCAATCTATCGGAGGTTGCTGGACAGCGGGAGATTGTTGAGCGGCTGCAGTCGTATGTGAAAAGCAAAGCACTCCCTCATCTGTTGTTCACCGGCTCTGCAGGCGTTGGCAAAACAACATGCGCGATCGCTCTTGCCCGCGAGATGTTCGGTGATACGTGGAGCATGAATTTCCGCGAACTCAACGCATCCGACGAGCGCGGTATTGACGTGGTCCGCAATCAGATCAAACAGTTTGCACGGACGTCACCTCTTGGAGACGCGACGTTTAAGATCTTATTTCTGGATGAAGCAGACGCCCTGACGCAGGATGCGCAGGCAGCTCTTCGCCGGACGATGGAAAATTATGCAGAGACCTGCCGCTTCATCCTCTCCTGTAACTACTCATCAAAAATCATCGATCCAATCCAGAGCCGGTGCGCCATCTACCGGTTCCGTCCGCTGGACGATGCCGCTATCCGGGACGAGATGAGCCGCATCGCAGGAGTGGAAGGGCTGACGATTCAGGACGCCGCCTACGATGCGATTGCGTATGTGTCGCAGGGCGACATGCGTAAAGCAATCAACGCACTCCAGGGAGCGGCAATTGTGTCGCCTACGGTGACCGCCGAGAACGTGTATGCCATCACCTCCAACGCAAAGCCTGAAGAGATCGATGAGCTGGTTGAAGTCGCACTCTCAGGCGACTTTGAAACCGCGGAACGCATACTCCGCACCCTCATGTACGACCGCGGCATCGCACCAAACGAGCTGCTGAACCAGATTTACCGGACGCTCTCGTCCAGCAATACCATTGACCGCAAAATGAAGGTCCAGTTAATCGATCACTTGGGCGAGACCGACTTCCGCTTAAGCGAAGGAGCGGATGCTGATATTCAGATGGACGCACTCCTCGCACGGTTTGTAAAAACAGGACTGTCTTCTAAATAA
- a CDS encoding 3-dehydroquinate synthase II, which translates to MSVTLPPVIVRADRAQNYSDRKAIVAAALEAGYTNIILKEEDAALTQLGRYTAITSDGKYLSVAGQRIGADLTLKGAEDMEEAYSIKNTLPYLIITPSDWKVIPLENLISRFQSSATSVYICVKTPDEAKLSFETMEVGADGVCITPDYPADIAGFSRVSATEFPEAELKPAVVTKIEPLSLGDRVCIDTCSLLAPGEGMLIGSQSSCLFLVCSESFESEYVNARPFRVNAGAVHSYLLCPDKTTRYLSEIAAGSSVLTRKPDGTLRAVSVGRVKIEVRPMLLIEAEADGKTYSVVLQNAETIRLGTPSGAVSVSALMIGDEVLVRLESGGRHFGHAMAETICEK; encoded by the coding sequence ATGTCAGTAACCCTCCCTCCAGTCATCGTCCGTGCCGACCGTGCCCAAAACTACAGCGACCGAAAAGCAATCGTCGCCGCAGCACTTGAAGCAGGCTATACCAATATCATACTCAAAGAAGAAGACGCAGCCCTTACCCAGCTTGGCAGATACACCGCAATCACCTCCGACGGAAAATATCTGTCAGTTGCGGGCCAGCGGATCGGCGCAGACCTCACCCTCAAAGGGGCTGAGGACATGGAGGAAGCATACAGCATCAAAAACACCCTTCCCTATCTGATAATAACCCCCTCAGATTGGAAGGTAATCCCTCTGGAAAACCTCATCTCCAGATTCCAGAGTTCCGCAACCTCGGTTTACATCTGTGTGAAAACGCCGGATGAAGCAAAGCTCTCATTTGAAACCATGGAAGTAGGAGCAGACGGTGTCTGCATCACCCCCGACTATCCTGCTGACATCGCAGGATTTTCCCGCGTCTCCGCAACCGAGTTCCCCGAAGCAGAGCTTAAGCCGGCAGTGGTCACCAAAATAGAGCCGCTCTCCCTTGGAGACCGCGTCTGCATCGATACCTGTTCGCTTCTCGCGCCAGGCGAAGGAATGCTGATAGGCTCGCAGTCCTCCTGCCTGTTCCTCGTCTGCTCGGAAAGTTTTGAAAGCGAGTACGTGAACGCACGGCCGTTCCGCGTCAACGCCGGAGCCGTTCACTCCTACCTCCTCTGTCCCGATAAAACGACCCGCTACCTCTCAGAGATCGCCGCAGGCTCTTCAGTCCTCACACGAAAACCGGACGGAACCCTGCGGGCGGTAAGCGTCGGCCGCGTGAAGATCGAGGTTCGGCCCATGCTTCTGATCGAAGCAGAAGCAGACGGAAAAACCTACTCAGTGGTTTTGCAGAACGCAGAAACCATCCGTCTTGGAACCCCGTCGGGTGCTGTGTCAGTGTCGGCGCTTATGATCGGTGACGAAGTCCTCGTCAGACTGGAAAGCGGAGGCCGCCACTTCGGTCACGCAATGGCGGAGACCATCTGCGAGAAATGA
- a CDS encoding prephenate dehydrogenase/arogenate dehydrogenase family protein: MAELDALRMQLADIDRGIMELVGKRNAIAKIIGERKAAAHEEVVVPSVETVVVKRYVDAGATAGVSAAAATRIARAVIDESVEVQGQIPRHAEPKKICVVGGNGAMGRWLSAFFAGRGHAVSVAVLDPANAKYPVMTVAEACNTAEVIVVSTPVTTATAVLAEIFASKTSALVFDILSVKSPVAEILGNMAGAGMNVCSVHPMFGPSAPSVAGRNVVVADCGCPPAVEEAAVLFSGGTILRMPLEEHDPAAAYVLGLSHAVNLAFSEALVRSGFSAEMLNAVSSTTFRKQVAVSREVSGENAALYYAIQRENPYNDAAVGHLADAVSELRTLGKEEFCERMAAGAAWYQA; this comes from the coding sequence ATGGCTGAGCTGGACGCGCTGCGGATGCAGCTGGCAGACATTGACCGCGGGATTATGGAGTTAGTCGGCAAGCGGAACGCGATTGCAAAAATAATCGGCGAGCGAAAGGCTGCGGCGCATGAGGAGGTCGTGGTGCCATCGGTGGAGACGGTGGTGGTGAAGCGGTATGTGGATGCAGGAGCTACCGCGGGCGTGAGTGCTGCGGCAGCGACCCGCATTGCGCGTGCGGTAATCGATGAGTCGGTTGAGGTGCAGGGACAAATTCCGCGGCATGCTGAGCCGAAGAAAATCTGTGTTGTCGGCGGAAACGGTGCGATGGGACGGTGGCTGTCGGCGTTTTTTGCAGGACGCGGCCATGCAGTTTCTGTTGCGGTGCTGGACCCCGCGAACGCGAAATATCCGGTGATGACGGTTGCCGAGGCTTGTAATACTGCTGAGGTGATTGTGGTGTCTACGCCGGTGACGACTGCAACAGCCGTGCTGGCTGAGATTTTTGCATCAAAAACGTCTGCACTGGTGTTTGATATTTTGTCGGTGAAGTCGCCGGTCGCTGAGATTCTTGGAAATATGGCTGGTGCCGGGATGAACGTATGTTCGGTGCATCCGATGTTCGGGCCGTCAGCGCCTTCGGTTGCCGGAAGGAATGTTGTTGTTGCGGACTGCGGTTGTCCGCCCGCGGTGGAGGAGGCAGCGGTGCTTTTCAGCGGGGGAACGATTCTGCGGATGCCGCTTGAGGAGCATGATCCGGCGGCCGCTTATGTCCTCGGACTTTCGCATGCGGTGAATCTCGCATTCTCAGAGGCACTTGTGCGCAGCGGGTTTTCTGCTGAGATGCTGAATGCGGTTTCGTCTACGACGTTCCGAAAACAGGTTGCGGTGTCAAGGGAGGTTTCAGGCGAAAATGCTGCTTTGTATTATGCGATTCAGCGGGAAAATCCCTATAATGATGCGGCGGTCGGGCATCTGGCGGACGCAGTGTCTGAGCTGCGGACTCTTGGGAAAGAGGAGTTCTGCGAACGGATGGCTGCTGGCGCTGCGTGGTATCAGGCGTGA
- the aroE gene encoding shikimate dehydrogenase: MTRICAVIAAASADVAKTMAANAVAKGAEALEFRLDALANIPKDLSFVSGETLSIATLRSEKDAERKDIFSRALACGATYVDIESDSVLRNEFPKDRVICSYHDFEKTPAAFEILKIFKDLENSGVPKAAFMVQGPSDLLEIWKAGLVLRQTGRPFILIGMGAAGEVTRVRAAEIGSMLTYCAVTPELASAPGQITVDDAVRLGKNPIVTAITGWPLTHTRSPKMHNAAFLDAGIKGRYVKIPSNTDELPLIPEVIRCYNITGMNVTIPHKQSVIPLLAKVAETARSAGAVNTICNSDGKLSGANTDIAGIKATIAALGINPCGAKILIIGAGGAARAAAACLSGTCAQLSITNRTREKAEALAEEFGGAAADLDSLAPEYDLIINSTPAGMSGFSDSLPVPASILTPATAVFDMVYEPENTVLLAAARDRGVRKTAGGKQMLIEQAKASFALWTGTIPDTAVMTKAFEEQP, encoded by the coding sequence ATGACCCGTATTTGTGCAGTAATCGCCGCCGCATCAGCTGATGTGGCAAAAACCATGGCAGCAAACGCAGTAGCCAAAGGTGCTGAGGCACTGGAGTTCAGGCTTGACGCCCTTGCCAACATCCCAAAAGACCTCTCGTTTGTCTCAGGCGAAACACTTTCAATCGCAACGCTTAGATCAGAAAAGGATGCGGAGCGAAAGGATATTTTTTCCCGCGCTCTTGCATGTGGTGCAACATATGTGGACATCGAGTCAGACTCGGTCCTGCGGAACGAGTTTCCAAAAGACCGCGTGATCTGTTCGTACCATGATTTCGAAAAAACACCTGCAGCTTTTGAAATTCTGAAGATCTTCAAAGACCTTGAAAACTCAGGCGTCCCCAAAGCCGCGTTCATGGTACAGGGGCCAAGCGATCTCCTTGAGATCTGGAAGGCAGGCCTTGTTCTCAGACAAACCGGACGACCGTTCATTCTGATCGGTATGGGAGCCGCAGGCGAGGTAACCCGCGTCCGTGCAGCAGAGATTGGATCCATGCTGACCTACTGCGCAGTAACGCCGGAACTCGCCTCGGCCCCGGGGCAGATAACCGTTGATGATGCGGTCCGACTTGGCAAAAACCCAATCGTCACCGCAATCACCGGCTGGCCGCTCACACACACCCGCTCTCCAAAAATGCACAATGCTGCGTTTTTGGATGCAGGAATCAAAGGCAGATATGTAAAAATTCCGTCAAACACGGACGAACTGCCCCTGATTCCAGAAGTTATCCGCTGCTACAACATCACAGGCATGAACGTGACCATCCCCCACAAACAATCGGTTATACCGCTCCTTGCAAAGGTTGCAGAAACAGCACGGTCCGCCGGAGCAGTCAACACAATCTGCAACAGCGACGGAAAACTCAGCGGTGCCAACACCGACATTGCAGGAATCAAAGCAACCATCGCCGCCCTTGGCATCAACCCCTGCGGCGCAAAAATTCTCATCATCGGCGCAGGCGGTGCTGCAAGAGCAGCGGCCGCATGCCTGAGCGGGACCTGCGCACAACTCAGCATCACCAACCGCACCAGAGAAAAAGCCGAAGCCCTTGCAGAAGAGTTCGGAGGGGCTGCCGCAGATCTGGACAGTCTTGCGCCTGAGTACGATCTCATCATCAACTCAACGCCTGCCGGCATGAGCGGATTTTCTGACAGCCTGCCGGTACCAGCATCCATCCTCACGCCTGCTACCGCAGTATTTGACATGGTGTATGAGCCGGAGAACACGGTTTTGCTTGCCGCAGCACGCGACCGCGGCGTTCGTAAAACCGCAGGCGGAAAACAGATGCTCATCGAGCAGGCAAAAGCCTCCTTTGCGCTCTGGACCGGTACCATTCCTGACACCGCAGTCATGACCAAGGCATTTGAGGAACAGCCATGA
- the moaA gene encoding GTP 3',8-cyclase MoaA: MLMMTGNKPLNDDILTDTYGRTISNVRIALTNACNLRCIYCHHEGEEINGCTVDNSRAQMTKEEIAELIGVFTELGVTTLKLTGGEPTLRPDLLDIIRSIPPDVESSMTTNGTLLAKMAKDLKAAGLSRVNVSLDTMRRDRYLKITGRDLLPDVLAGIEAALDAGLIPVKLNMVILKGINDDEVEDFLSYVRNRKNLILQIIELMDVNGWADHIDHVDDVIRGDAEIVGDLEKSIAEKSTQIITRRMHHRRKYCLDGAEVEVVRPMHNLEFCANCNRLRVTSDGKLKPCLLRSDNEVDIRGLHGDELKAAIAKAVQHRSPYFTQNTE, encoded by the coding sequence ATGCTGATGATGACCGGAAACAAACCACTGAATGACGATATCCTCACCGACACCTACGGCCGGACCATCTCCAACGTGAGAATCGCCCTCACCAACGCCTGCAACCTCAGATGCATCTACTGCCACCACGAAGGCGAGGAGATCAACGGCTGCACGGTAGACAACAGCCGTGCCCAGATGACCAAAGAAGAGATCGCCGAACTCATCGGCGTTTTTACCGAACTTGGCGTCACCACCCTCAAACTCACCGGCGGCGAACCAACCCTGCGGCCTGACCTCCTTGACATCATCAGATCCATTCCTCCAGACGTTGAGTCCTCCATGACCACCAACGGCACACTTCTTGCAAAAATGGCAAAGGATCTCAAAGCCGCCGGACTCTCGCGGGTCAACGTCAGCCTTGACACCATGCGCCGCGACCGGTACCTGAAAATAACCGGCCGTGACCTGCTGCCTGACGTTCTTGCCGGAATCGAGGCCGCACTTGACGCAGGACTCATTCCGGTAAAACTCAACATGGTCATACTCAAAGGTATCAATGACGATGAAGTTGAAGATTTCCTCTCCTATGTCAGAAACCGGAAAAATCTCATACTTCAGATCATCGAACTCATGGACGTCAATGGATGGGCTGATCACATCGACCATGTCGACGACGTCATCAGAGGTGACGCAGAAATTGTCGGTGACTTAGAAAAAAGCATCGCTGAAAAGTCCACCCAGATTATCACCCGAAGAATGCACCACCGCAGAAAATACTGTCTTGACGGTGCCGAGGTTGAAGTGGTGCGCCCGATGCACAATCTTGAGTTCTGCGCAAACTGTAACCGGCTCCGTGTCACTTCAGACGGCAAACTCAAACCATGTCTGCTCCGTTCCGACAACGAAGTGGACATACGCGGTCTCCATGGCGATGAACTGAAGGCAGCGATTGCAAAAGCAGTTCAACACCGCTCACCGTATTTCACCCAGAATACAGAATGA
- the aroC gene encoding chorismate synthase, giving the protein MNTIGSAVRVTLFGASHDSRIGCVIDGIPAGTPVDTAKIEADLALRKPVPGIGTPRVEADAPEISGVVNGCTTGAPLMITFANTNTKSSDYEALRKMPRPGHADYPAVCKYGASHDIRGGGMFSGRMTTPLVAAGAVMRGILEPLEITVGSYVSRIGRVEDTAEYAPAALSASRTNSLRAMSEELEGLMREEILAAKADGDSVGGVVRCMGTGLPAGLGEPFFDTLDGEIAKAVFAIPGVKGVMFGAGFAAAASRGSENNDFYRMGGDGAVQTLTNHAGGVLGGMASGQTLDFSVAFKPTPSIARPQQTVNLEERTDAELSVHGRHDPCIANRGAIVVEAMTALVIADLLIRGGYYG; this is encoded by the coding sequence ATGAATACGATCGGGTCCGCGGTGCGGGTCACCTTGTTCGGGGCAAGCCACGATAGCCGGATCGGCTGCGTGATCGACGGCATTCCTGCCGGAACGCCGGTGGACACTGCCAAAATCGAGGCTGACCTTGCGCTGCGCAAACCAGTGCCCGGGATTGGAACGCCGCGAGTGGAGGCTGACGCTCCTGAGATCTCGGGTGTTGTGAACGGATGCACCACCGGTGCTCCGCTGATGATTACGTTTGCGAACACGAATACGAAGAGTTCTGATTACGAGGCACTGCGGAAAATGCCCAGGCCCGGACATGCCGATTATCCGGCAGTGTGCAAATACGGTGCAAGCCACGATATCCGTGGCGGCGGAATGTTTTCCGGCAGAATGACGACACCGCTCGTTGCGGCTGGAGCAGTCATGCGGGGAATCCTTGAGCCGCTCGAAATTACCGTAGGCTCGTATGTTTCCCGGATCGGAAGAGTCGAAGACACTGCTGAGTACGCGCCTGCGGCGCTGTCTGCGTCCCGGACGAATTCTCTGCGGGCGATGAGTGAGGAGCTTGAGGGTCTGATGCGTGAGGAGATTCTTGCGGCAAAGGCGGACGGCGACAGTGTCGGCGGTGTTGTCCGGTGTATGGGAACCGGTCTGCCGGCTGGTCTTGGCGAGCCGTTTTTTGATACGCTGGACGGCGAAATTGCAAAAGCAGTGTTTGCGATTCCGGGCGTGAAAGGAGTGATGTTTGGCGCAGGGTTCGCCGCTGCGGCATCACGCGGGTCGGAAAACAATGACTTTTACCGGATGGGGGGCGACGGTGCGGTCCAGACGTTGACCAATCATGCGGGTGGTGTTTTAGGCGGGATGGCGAGCGGTCAGACGCTGGACTTTTCGGTTGCGTTCAAGCCGACGCCGTCGATTGCACGGCCACAGCAGACGGTGAATCTGGAAGAGAGGACTGATGCGGAATTGTCCGTTCACGGCCGCCACGACCCTTGTATTGCGAACCGCGGAGCGATTGTGGTTGAGGCGATGACTGCTCTGGTGATTGCAGATCTTTTGATCCGGGGAGGCTACTATGGCTGA